AAATCAGCTGGCAATGGTTTTAGGAAGCAAAAGTGACAAAGCCACTTCAATGCACTATATTGTACACATAGGGCAAAAAAGGTGAACATATATCCATACCGATGGTGCAGTTAATGCTTGAaaaagtgtttttattttattgctaTGACATCCTCTATTGAGTTGACATAACATTATTTTTGTCATTGTTTACTTCTATTTGCTACCTAAACCTGTATTTTAGTAATCATATATTCTTACTGAATCTAAAATAACATAGCGGAAAGTTAGTGATTGCAGAAGAAACATTAAACATTCCAAATATAGTTTTCCAATTTCCACTGATAGTTTGAGTTAAGGGTATAGGAAATGACGAAATAACTGTTACCCCAGTCAGATTAGTTTCCTTTCTGTGTTTGGTGTTTAGTGCAATACGGCAATTATTGTAACCAATAGCATTCCTTTTCAGTCCAGTTTGAGATTTACTTCCTTTGCCTAAATTAAAATGGCATTCCTCAATAAGTGGTGTACAATAATTGTACAACTGTGAAAGACCAATGTTTTATTGATAATGAAAGTAACCTATTTACTTTGTAATATCTGTGTGTTGATTTTGTGTTTAAAGGAGTTAACAAAAGCATGATTACGCAATCAACCTCTTTACTGACAGACACCCACAAATAACCTATATCTCAAATTTGACTAACGTGTTTTTAGTGCAAAGAACAGCATGTGCAAAGAACAGAATGAAATGCATAGATAAAAATCaggcgttgatgtttattttTTGCCTTGGAGATTGGTCTCCAGTGAAGTAAGTGCACTATTTAGCCGATCTGCACTTTCCTTCAATCGTTGCTCTAGTTGCCTTGACATATGTATCATCTCCTCTCTCATTTCCTGTTGTATTATCGTCCTCAACTCTGACTTGGGCGATGGATCTAATAGAGAAAAGAGACACTTTTACAAACAGGAAATTTCACAAGTTGCAACTGAAGTGTCGATATTTAGAACCAGGCTTGTTACAACACAATTTCTCTAGTCTATACAGGTGCCTTGCATGAGCAACCATGTAATACCTGTATTAGCCACCTCTGGACCTGTGTTCATTGCTTCAATGGGCTGCTCCCCTTCTGCCGTCTCTGGCTCGTTTTCCTTCTTGCCGTACCCATCTGGTTTACGCAGATAAAACATGAATTCATACTGTTCCCCTGATCACATGGGTATGGTGGATATTTCAGAGCTTGCGCAATAACACCGACCTGATGAtactgtctcagtgacagggtcTTCGTCTGGCATGCCAGAGTAGGAAAAAGACATATCCAATCTAACCTAAGAGACAAGGAGCAAAACACTAACTTCAAGTTACAGTTTAGCCCCCAAAAAACAACGTGTGTGTTATTTAGAAAAATATATGGCTCCCAGATATCTAATGTGTGGAGATTACCTGAGGGGTGAATATGTACTTGTACAGATTGTAATGTCTAAAATAGGTGTTAAGGAGATACTTCAAGATCTGGGTCACGTCCTCAGAGCTGAACAGGCTGATACTGAAGGGAGGCCTCTGTGGCAGGTAGAAAACAATAGAATAATGGTGAAATGTAAGAGTTTGTCCATGAAAATGTCCAAAACACAAGACTGAATTACAATTCATACATTGGTGAGATTGTGGAGTAAATAGAACATGTGGGAATAAACAGTATTGCCTCTTCGGATACAAAAACTCAccctgacagagtgacagagcaGTAGTTCACTGCAGTATGCATAGCAATGGCCCATATTGTTGAGTGGAGTTTCTGAACAAAGAAATGCAAAGTTATTAACATTGCAGAGTCTTCCTCTTGCTAAAACAGCACAAGACCAAACTATGAGCAGTAGCCCATTACCAGTGTTAGCCTGATGCATGCTCTTGAcgatggagaggaggacagatgtCTGCTCCCTGTTGAAGTTGCTCTCTCTACAGAACAGCACTGTGTGGACATAGAGCTCCAGCAGGACTCTCCTCCTTGGCTCAGGAATGTTTACTCCCAGCACACAGCATAGAGTTCTGAGTAAAAAGTAACCAGTTAACCACAATGTCCGGGATTTTGTGTGTGTGGCCACAAACAAGGATAGAGACCTCTCTAGCTCCGGTATGGCCTTGGTGTTTTCAATTTCCTCCATGTCACTGTAGCTTACATCTGCCCTGTGAACACACACAAATAGAGGATTTCAATCGAATTGTAAGCCTATAACGTTAGTTTGCAGAAAAATCTGGAATACGGCTGTACGTGCCCCCCTACCATAGCAAGACTTTTGGGTTCAGGGGGTCAGGTTCCTATAAAAGAAAGTACTCAATTAATTAAGATGTATCTACAATATAGCAATGGAAGAAAAATGCCCCCAATTGAGTAGCAATGAATTCGAGGCATACAGCTACattaacagttagctagcttgctactgTACCTAGAAAGCTAAATGTCCAAGCTCTTTCAGTTGACAGCTAGCAAAGCTAACATTAGTTGGTCAGACCCTCTCTTACCTTTATTTTCCCAGCCAAATTCATTTCTCTGGTTAAATATAAATTAATAGATTTGAAGCTAATTTGCATTAGCAAAAAAATGCTAGattacactttttttgtttactcTAACGTGTCCTAGCAACACCGTTTTTGTTCTTCCGGTGGCACACCAACAGTAAAGATTTCCCAATGCATTGCGCGCACAGTATAATAAACTCAAGCCCCCTTATAATACATTCAAGCACAAAAGCTTGAAATAAATACTTTTCGCTGCTTCTGTGCTGTAGCAATGTAATTCGTTTGAAGTCTCATAGAAATAGAAGACCAATAGCCTATAGGAATGGCTTTGCTTCATTATAGCAAATTAATAATAGGCTACAATCAATTAATATGCCTACTTTTCGTATAGATGTATGTGAAATAAGTTATATATCAAATGCATGACACATTATGCAAGTTGTTTTTAATGCATTTCTTCTTACACATTAAACATGACTCTTTCAATGACTCAATGTTATTTGTCACTGGTCAGCTCTGTCACCACTCACCAGTCCATACTGCATGTGCTATGCCATGGAGTTTAAGAACATTATCCCTCTTAATCCACTTTACCTTCTGTTGCATGCAGGTGCATATGCTTAtgtcagacagggagagagagagagagagaatgaaacacGTTTCATGTTTTTATGTTGAGAATCTGTCTGTGCGTATTAGTTTTATTATTGCTCTGCAGGCTGAACATTTGTCCAGGTAAATCTATTTAGATAGTGTGGTATCTTCTCCTCAGCAGACGGTCATTAGCGGTCCTATTGGAGTGTTATTTACAGTACAATTACTTTAGCCATGGAGGACCCAGAATTGCGTCAACTAAAGCTGGACAATCAGGTAAGGAAATCAAAATGATACTATAATTCAGATGACTTCCTCT
This genomic window from Oncorhynchus kisutch isolate 150728-3 linkage group LG20, Okis_V2, whole genome shotgun sequence contains:
- the cfap119 gene encoding cilia- and flagella-associated protein 119 isoform X1, producing the protein MQISFKSINLYLTREMNLAGKIKEPDPLNPKVLLWADVSYSDMEEIENTKAIPELERSLSLFVATHTKSRTLWLTGYFLLRTLCCVLGVNIPEPRRRVLLELYVHTVLFCRESNFNREQTSVLLSIVKSMHQANTETPLNNMGHCYAYCSELLLCHSVRRPPFSISLFSSEDVTQILKYLLNTYFRHYNLYKYIFTPQVRLDMSFSYSGMPDEDPVTETVSSDGYGKKENEPETAEGEQPIEAMNTGPEVANTDPSPKSELRTIIQQEMREEMIHMSRQLEQRLKESADRLNSALTSLETNLQGKK
- the cfap119 gene encoding cilia- and flagella-associated protein 119 isoform X2 produces the protein MQISFKSINLYLTREMNLAGKIKEPDPLNPKVLLWADVSYSDMEEIENTKAIPELERTLCCVLGVNIPEPRRRVLLELYVHTVLFCRESNFNREQTSVLLSIVKSMHQANTETPLNNMGHCYAYCSELLLCHSVRRPPFSISLFSSEDVTQILKYLLNTYFRHYNLYKYIFTPQVRLDMSFSYSGMPDEDPVTETVSSDGYGKKENEPETAEGEQPIEAMNTGPEVANTDPSPKSELRTIIQQEMREEMIHMSRQLEQRLKESADRLNSALTSLETNLQGKK